A segment of the Natrinema sp. SYSU A 869 genome:
GTCTTTTCAGCGACGCTCCCAAGTAGTATTCGATCACTTCCGCGCCTCCCAGTCGTTCCCATCACGACAGCGTGGATATCGTTCGATTCGATAGTGTCGAGTATCACCTCGATAGGGGATCCGTGTTCGACGTGCCGGACAGTGTTCGAAACGCCGCGTGTCTCCGCCTCGGACACAAGGTCGTCAACGGCATCGGCCCCAGCCTGTTCACTTTCCCCTCCCAAAATAGTTGAGCGAACGTCCAGACCAAGCGATGTATCGTCGACGACAGACAGTACGTGAACAGTCGCATCGAGAGCCGCTGCAAGTGAGAGGCCATGCTCGGCAGCATGAACTGCACTAGCACTCCCGTCGGTCGGTAGGAGGATGTTCTCGTAGGGGAACACCAATTGTTCATCGGGCTGCATCCGTGCCGTCAGAACGGGGACGGAAGACAGACGGATGACTTTCTCCGTGACGCTTCCGATGAGGTATCGTGACACCCCCTCCCGACCGTGCGTTGGCATTACGATCAAGTCGTAGTCGTATCGCTCAGCGTATTCGACGACCGTCGGCGCTGGGTTCCCTTGGACGACGTCAGAATCGTAGTTTACACCGAGTGTGTCCAGTGTCTTTTCCGCTTCTTCGACGACGCTCTCGCCTTCCTGAACAAGTGCGTCAACGACCTGTGTTTCGACGACTGTGACACTATCGCGTGTCGTATCCGCGACAAACAGAACGTGGATAGTGGCGTCGGCCCAGTGTGCGATCTCAGCAGCGTGATGTAGTGCCTCCGCAACACCATCGCTTCCATCGAACGGGAGTAGAATGTCCTCGTACATATGTATGACTGACTATGAGAACCACCGTCAAATGGTTTGTCACCCATTAGATTTCGGCTCACGCACACACATCACCGGGACTGGTATCGTTTGGGCGACCTCCATACCCACACTACCCGTCATGTATCGGTTGAAATCCGTTTCGCCATGCGTATCCACAATAGTGACCTGTGCCTGTACGAGATACGCGTGCTGTATCTCGTACGGCTATCGGAACACCTCGCTGAACTGGAAGAACTCTCAGTGGTCAGTACGCATATACACTTACCAGACTATTCATATCGATTAGGAATGAAATTTATATGGTACACAAACGGACAGAGGAGAACCAGATAGGCTCTCCTACTACGGACTCGGAAGGACCTGCACATCGGACTGCATCACGCAGAGACGAAACTCACCGACCGAGAATCTGACCTCGAGATCAGCGCCTGCTGAGTCGACGAGTTGCTCGAGCGCTTCGATGTCGATCACCCGTTGCAATTGGTACTCGTCATGACCGAGTCCCTGCTCTTCGAGTGCAGTGACGATCTCGAGGAGGAGATTTCGCTCATTCATCCACCATCACCTCGTCGACGACATCAACGATCTCCGCAGCTGTCGAACTGATCCGTTCGAGTCGGTCAAAGATCGCCTCTGGTTCGTCGCCCTCCCATGCAG
Coding sequences within it:
- a CDS encoding universal stress protein, producing MYEDILLPFDGSDGVAEALHHAAEIAHWADATIHVLFVADTTRDSVTVVETQVVDALVQEGESVVEEAEKTLDTLGVNYDSDVVQGNPAPTVVEYAERYDYDLIVMPTHGREGVSRYLIGSVTEKVIRLSSVPVLTARMQPDEQLVFPYENILLPTDGSASAVHAAEHGLSLAAALDATVHVLSVVDDTSLGLDVRSTILGGESEQAGADAVDDLVSEAETRGVSNTVRHVEHGSPIEVILDTIESNDIHAVVMGTTGRRGSDRILLGSVAEKTARSAPVPVITVRHGE